The following proteins come from a genomic window of Sebastes fasciatus isolate fSebFas1 chromosome 6, fSebFas1.pri, whole genome shotgun sequence:
- the LOC141769883 gene encoding lymphocyte antigen 6B-like isoform X1, with translation MQFYGALILLMTLSAACALRCYSCQGATCTDKITCPDNPPAPLDRCATFEVNGVIGKSCVNSNLCHDPVKCCSTDLCNSAVPTGSSVLLLLVSSAIITVFL, from the exons ATGCAGTTTTATGGAGCTCTGATCCTGCTTATGACTCTGTCTGCAG CATGTGCATTGAGATGCTACTCATGTCAAGGGGCAACCTGCACAGACAAGATAACTTGTCCGGACAATCCCCCTGCCCCCCTTGACCGTTGTGCCACCTTTGAGGTGAACG GTGTCATCGGCAAGTCCTGCGTGAACAGTAATTTGTGTCATGACCCCGTAAAGTGCTGTAGCACAGACTTGTGCAACAGCGCCGTACCCACTGGTTCCAGtgtcctcctcctgctggtgTCCTCAGCCATCATCACAGTCTTCCTCTGA
- the LOC141769883 gene encoding lymphocyte antigen 6B-like isoform X2, protein MQFYGALILLMTLSAACALRCYSCQGATCTDKITCPDNPPAPLDRCATFEVNGVIGKSCVNSNLCHDPVKCCSTDLCNSAVPTGSSVLLLLVSSAIITVFL, encoded by the exons ATGCAGTTTTATGGAGCGCTGATCCTGCTTATGACTCTGTCTGCAG CATGTGCATTGAGATGCTACTCATGTCAAGGGGCAACCTGCACAGACAAGATAACTTGTCCGGACAATCCCCCTGCCCCCCTTGACCGTTGTGCCACCTTTGAGGTGAACG GTGTCATCGGCAAGTCCTGCGTGAACAGTAATTTGTGTCATGACCCCGTAAAGTGCTGTAGCACAGACTTGTGCAACAGCGCCGTACCCACTGGTTCCAGtgtcctcctcctgctggtgTCCTCAGCCATCATCACAGTCTTCCTCTGA
- the LOC141769883 gene encoding lymphocyte antigen 6B-like isoform X3, whose translation MQFYGALILLMTLSAACALRCYSCTGATCTDKITCPINPLILLDRCATVEANGVNKTCMNSNLCHDPVKCCSTDLCNSAVPTGSSVLLLLVSSAIITVFL comes from the exons ATGCAGTTTTATGGAGCGCTGATCCTGCTTATGACTCTGTCTGCAG CATGTGCATTGAGATGCTACTCATGTACAGGGGCAACCTGCACCGACAAGATAACTTGTCCCATCAATCCCCTTATCCTCCTTGACCGTTGTGCCACCGTTGAGGCGAACG GTGTCAACAAGACCTGCATGAACAGTAATTTGTGTCATGACCCCGTAAAGTGCTGTAGCACAGACTTGTGCAACAGCGCCGTACCCACTGGTTCCAGtgtcctcctcctgctggtgTCCTCAGCCATCATCACAGTCTTCCTCTGA
- the LOC141769882 gene encoding lymphocyte antigen 6B-like, which yields MQFYGALILLMTLSAACALRCYQCSGATCTDKITCPDNPPAPFDRCATVDLNGVIGKSCMNSNLCNGPIKCCSTDLCNSAVPTGSSVLLLLVSSAIITVFL from the exons ATGCAGTTTTATGGAGCGCTGATCCTGCTTATGACTCTGTCTGCAG CATGTGCATTGAGATGCTACCAATGTTCAGGGGCAACCTGCACAGACAAGATAACTTGTCCGGACAATCCCCCTGCCCCCTTTGACCGTTGTGCCACCGTTGATCTGAACG GTGTCATCGGCAAGTCCTGCATGAACAGTAATTTGTGTAATGGCCCCATAAAGTGCTGTAGCACAGACTTGTGCAACAGCGCCGTACCCACTGGTTCCAGtgtcctcctcctgctggtgTCCTCAGCCATCATCACAGTCTTCCTCTGA